In one Polyangia bacterium genomic region, the following are encoded:
- the map gene encoding type I methionyl aminopeptidase, producing MAIALKSPSEIAKLREANLVVAEVLDVLESSAKAGMTTWELNEIAAQKLRQLKADSAFLGYHGYPAVLCTSVNEVVVHGIPRKDVVLQEGDLLSIDFGAFKDGWCGDSARTIPIGQVSKDAADLMTATRESLERAITQCVAGNRLGDIGWAVQSHVEPKGFSVVRQFVGHGIGRAMHEEPHVPNYGKAGNGRRLSVGLVVAIEPMINAGSADVLVKDDGWTAVTKDGSLSAHFEHSVAVTDNGPVVLSRS from the coding sequence ATGGCCATCGCGCTCAAAAGCCCGTCGGAGATCGCCAAGCTGCGCGAGGCCAACCTGGTCGTCGCCGAGGTGCTGGACGTGCTGGAAAGCTCGGCCAAGGCGGGCATGACCACCTGGGAGCTGAACGAGATCGCCGCCCAGAAGCTGCGCCAGCTCAAAGCGGACTCGGCCTTCCTGGGATATCACGGCTATCCGGCGGTGCTGTGCACGTCGGTGAACGAGGTCGTCGTGCACGGCATTCCGCGCAAGGACGTGGTGCTGCAAGAGGGCGATCTACTGTCCATCGACTTTGGCGCCTTCAAAGACGGCTGGTGCGGCGATTCGGCGCGTACCATCCCCATCGGCCAGGTGTCCAAGGACGCCGCCGATCTGATGACCGCCACCCGCGAATCGCTGGAGCGGGCCATCACCCAGTGCGTGGCCGGCAACCGTCTGGGCGACATCGGCTGGGCGGTGCAGTCGCACGTCGAGCCCAAGGGTTTTTCAGTGGTGCGCCAGTTCGTCGGCCACGGCATCGGCCGGGCCATGCACGAGGAGCCGCACGTCCCGAACTACGGAAAAGCGGGAAATGGCCGCCGTTTGTCGGTCGGTTTGGTGGTGGCCATCGAGCCGATGATCAACGCCGGCAGCGCTGACGTGCTGGTGAAAGACGACGGCTGGACGGCTGTAACCAAAGATGGTAGCCTCTCCGCCCATTTTGAGCATTCTGTGGCCGTCACGGATAACGGCCCGGTTGTGCTGTCCAGATCCTGA
- the rpmJ gene encoding 50S ribosomal protein L36 yields MKVRASVKKICDKCKVIRRRGIVRVICENSRHKQRQG; encoded by the coding sequence ATGAAGGTTCGAGCGTCCGTCAAAAAGATATGTGACAAGTGCAAGGTGATCCGCCGCCGCGGCATCGTGCGTGTCATTTGCGAGAACTCTCGGCACAAACAAAGGCAGGGCTAA
- a CDS encoding adenylate kinase — MGENLILFGPPGVGKGTQAQRLSAALRIPHVATGDMLRAAVQSHTPLGAKVGALIGRGELVPDEIMVDVIRERIAHSDTARGFLMDGFPRTVPQAEALGKIFAQQDRHVDSVIVLDAPDEAIVARITGRRTCESCQTSYHLTAKPPRVEGVCDRCGAELLQRSDDNETIVRHRLQEYGVKTKPVIEYFQTHGWPMKPVDAIGDMDQVFGRIYAALFLS; from the coding sequence TTGGGTGAAAACCTCATCTTGTTTGGCCCCCCCGGCGTGGGGAAAGGAACCCAAGCGCAGCGCCTATCGGCCGCGCTTCGGATCCCGCACGTCGCCACGGGCGACATGTTGAGGGCGGCCGTGCAGTCGCACACACCGCTGGGCGCGAAGGTCGGCGCGCTGATCGGGCGCGGCGAGCTGGTTCCGGACGAGATCATGGTCGACGTGATCCGCGAGCGGATCGCCCACAGCGACACCGCGCGCGGTTTCCTGATGGACGGGTTTCCGCGTACCGTCCCGCAGGCCGAAGCGCTGGGAAAAATCTTCGCCCAGCAGGACCGCCACGTCGACAGCGTGATCGTCCTCGACGCCCCTGACGAAGCGATCGTCGCCCGCATCACTGGCCGCCGCACCTGCGAGAGCTGCCAGACGAGCTATCACCTCACCGCTAAACCGCCCAGGGTCGAAGGCGTCTGCGATCGCTGCGGAGCAGAGCTGCTTCAGCGCAGCGACGACAACGAGACCATCGTTCGCCACCGCCTGCAGGAGTACGGCGTCAAGACCAAGCCGGTGATCGAATACTTTCAAACCCACGGTTGGCCGATGAAACCGGTCGACGCCATCGGCGACATGGACCAGGTGTTCGGTCGCATCTACGCGGCGCTGTTTTTGAGCTGA